In the genome of Melitaea cinxia chromosome 4, ilMelCinx1.1, whole genome shotgun sequence, the window caaataaaacaaagtatacAGTATTTTACAGCCTTTTCATTTAGCACTATTTCAATAGTGCCATTTAACCTgaagaatatattttacagcTACCAATCAATGAGAAACTAGCTCGTTACATTATAGAttctactaaaaaaaaataagaaactcAACAACAACAGAGTGTATAAATTTtccattatattaaatttatataattattataaaactattcattcattatttatttctgacTAATtggattatttattaacacattAAAAATGCAAGAGCCTGTTAAAAGTTTCAATATCGCAAATAGGGCCGTTAAAGCTTTCGATTcgagatctcaattaaatttacgaCTAtggaataatttattacaacacTAGCTGTGTCTCGCGGTTAAGCCCACCCTAAGACCGAAACCATTAAAATTTGAGGATAAAAATTAGCAATCCATccataattattaaacaataaaacgtATTAAAACAAGATCTGTAGCAGTTGTATTTTTAGCGGTTTTAAAACTTCGTATACGTTTATTTAAAGAGGATTATTTCTCATAAGAAAATACAAGTTATTACAAAATACaagttaattacaatttttctcCGATGAAGTTTGCTAAACATTATAATTGCATATACAATTTCATGACGTATTGTGTAAAATATGATAGTATAACTTTCTTTTGAAAATTGGTACAttatgacattattttattactgtagaCAATTTATTATAGATCTGTACTctttacacaaatttttttaaccATAAATAGtacttgaatttttatttatttctaaaatgagaTTACATTCTTATGTAGTTGTTTGTTAGAGTTAATTGAATTtgtcaagatttttatttttattttattagaatgcacgtttaaaaaatgtgtctaatattaaataattttgtttatttcacaCTGATTCGTGGGCGTTAGGTAAGGGTAATGGAAcagtacttttataattttgttttgtgttctTCTAGTTCTACTAGAGAAGGGGTCTACCTAATGTTATCATAAAATGAGTACCTATGTATTAAACATTTAAGGTTGGATTAAGTTTGTATTGGATTTGGTCTCATGTTATAGCGTTCTCAAATATTTTGCATAAGATTTGAGGCTGTCAAAGCCAATTTTAACTAGTGCCAAAGTTAGAAGGATATATCAAGTTGTGTACGAAACAGACAAGTTTTGAGGGACCTTGGTAATTACTTTACCTTGCTAATCATAACTATAAGATATAGCAATTTAAGTAAAAAGAAATCATAACACCACATTTATCAATGTtggtataaaacatatataccCTAAAGTAGCCTATCTAATATTACGATTATTCTATGAAATCATTTAAGCTCTCTGAAACACTGTTCGCTttcggaaatcgaacccgctatCGCCGATTTGTAGGCGCCAACACAGCACGCGTACTATACTAGAACGAAGCAGAGCAGAGCGTCAACCGTATACGGTCGTATACCGGATCTGAAATTGTTAAGCAtgaaagacaatttttttattatttttttgttaacaagtttttatttatatgtgataCATCAATCATCATTAAAAAATGAAACTGGCGTTTTGAACGCTATTGTACGTCACATGAGATTCCTGAAACAGCTCTCTCCGAATAACGTTTGTATTTGTTTCACTCTTATTTTCAGTTTCTGTTAAGCTTATATGATCCTATCAAAACAGTGAAAATACTTcgaaataagtaatatattattctCATCCTCTGTACTTTTATAGGAAgccattatcattatcatttcagcctaatacagtccactgctggacataggtctccacaagttggcaccaaaaatggcgtgaactcatgtgttttgctcacagtcaccacgctgggcaggcgggttggtggccgcagggctagctttgtcgcaccgaagacgctcctgcccgtcttcggcctgtgtatttcaaagccaagaaattgaaattttgcacacttatagtttatatagagaaggagtgcaaaatgctaacattttctttttaaattatgcatgaaaattacattacacacattactacgtatttgacacactcacactcacgcACTGGGCGATCACTAGTAACATATTAATTCAGATATTTAAACTCAATCCCAGTATATAGCTagtataaaaaactaataaaaaataagcaatattttcatttattgcgTGCAATATCTTGAACAAAATTTATGTGAAATTTTTCTTCGCTTCGCGTTGGGATTTTTTAAACCGTTTTCATATAACGTAGCCAGCTTCAATATTAAGTTTTCACGACCATTCCGTTTACTTTATGAAAATTATCTTTTTGTAACATTGCGGTCGGTCGaagcttatttaaattaagattcTGTAATGATAGCATAAACTTAATAACATttcggttgcgggttcgatccccgcacatgacaaaaaattgtattggccatacagatgcttgccgtgatctgggtgtttgtgcagtccttgtgggtctccccactgtacctcggagagctcgttaagccgtcggtcctggatgttatcataaatacccgatAGCGTGTTACGAAACGGTCTACGCCGGGATTTGCTGACCGGAGTTTGCTTCGAAACATTCCCACGTCTCGCATCGGTAGCCGGAGGTTGTTACGAAACTTTCCCACCATGGCATCGCACCTGAGCATCGCACCTGGGCACCGTGTGAAACGCCCCAACACGAAGAACCCAAAACAACCCGATGCTCCGACTGAgcgatctttaattttaagtcactcttgtttctcacatcgaacaattgtcacgtgtaaataactaattataatttagtagtaataaatttaattttaagtaaaactttgctttttttttgcaatcttcggctgtcgcttttataattAGCGTTCGTTagtcatattagggaatatattcgccaaaccgcattggagtagcgtggtgggttaagctctgatccttcttctacatggggaaagaggcttatacttagcagtgggttattacaggctgaaacgtaatgATAACATTAAACATTGTTTACTTCATTAAGTACAACAAACATTctttatatttacttactatatatatgctgtgtggttacggtattaacaatatagccaccccttctcttcccgtgggtgtcgtcagaggcgaataagggataacacagttccactaccaccttggaacttaaaaagccgaccggtggcgggataactatccaactgctggctttgaaatacgcaggccaaagacgggcagtagcgtcttcggtgcaacaaagtcagccctgcggttaccaacccacctgcccagcatggtaactataggcaacacatagtgagtttacgccatttttggcgcaaacttgtggaggcctatgtccagcagtggactgtgataggctgaagtgtgaagTGAGGAAGCATAAGACAacatttgaataattataaacttgACTTTTTAGCACATATGCTTATATATATAAGTCTTAACTTCAGTACTTCTTCCTTACCTGTAAGCAAAATTTATATCTAAGTACTTCACACAATACCCAAAATGATAAGTGACAATTTAATAGGTATAAGAAAAGTTGGTAGATAATTTTAGAACGATTTCTTGTTATCTTTGCCTTTTATGATTTTCCCTTCTCAAGAAAGTTAGTTTCCATCGAAGCGGACAGTTTTATTCGATTATATGATTTATaacattgaataaaattttgcaCAACGGTAATATTATCTGACTAGCACGATAAATTTgaacaatttgtttatttaggtGCATTAAAATGTCATGTTCATATTAAATGAATTCTGTACGTGTTAGAAATAtcgtatatacaatatattgtttattattatatatatcttgAAACAGTTACCATAACTATTTAAAGAAACTAAATTGTCTAATCGATGCGAGTAAAATCACGAGCCCTGTCTTAATATCAAATAATCCAAAACATATTAAGAAAAATGAATCAACAATTTGTACAATGTATTCATTCGAAATAACCATTAAAGCTTCAGATAttaaatttacgttttttttacgTTCAATAACAGAACCAACAGGAAAAAAATTACGAGTACTTTATCTCCAataccttatttattttaatgagttGCCCTTTAAAGTGTATTTCAATactaaaaaatgatattttttaatagtggAATATGGCAAAAGAATAGATTTCAGTGTAGTTATAACATTTTGtagtatgtacctatattttcgCTTAAGACAGTATTTTGTTTCGGAGTGTTTGTACCTAAGTAAAAAGAATTTTAAGAtacataattactttaaatatttacgaATTAACGCTACAAAGATGGATTTGTTTctttctaaccgacttcaaaaaaggaggaggctactcaattcgaccgtatacatatttttttaatgtatgttcggatacaacttcgtcgtttatgaaccgattttgataattcttttttgttgaaaaggaaatatcttaagtatggtaccatgataaggaaaccagtatctgatgatggcatcccagagaaatcgacggaaaccctcgaaaatccgcataactttttactgggtgtaccgattttgatgattaatcgaaagccgatatttatcatgttgtcacatttaaattataaactctgaagcttaaaacataatataaatatatctgtaaTCTTTATAAAGTAgcatatacataaacattttcCGACTCATACTAGTAAATCATTTGCCCGCATCTTAAGAAGGGCTCTCGTCGCTCGTACGCTCGACGTACTTTAACGACCTCTAGCGTATCCTTCTCTATGTCAAAATAGAGGAACGTTATCGTCATTACATTTTGTATCTTACaggaattatattgtattatatagtaTTGAAAAAAACTCCTTACATAAGTCCTACTTGTTTTAATGATCGCTTAAATgctttgttaataatataaactatagtAAACTACTAGTACTTCTATGGACTTATTAAAACTGTTGTAATTATTTATCACACAACCAACCTTTATATTGAATGTCGttagatataaaaattgaatttaggattttttttaataaagcgagaaaaacattgtattaaaaattttacccaCATCAAAAGtctttgaaataaattacataaagcttgtaaaatttgtattaacGCGTAAACATGAGTGAACGTTATATTAGGGCGTAAACGTGAGTTAcagacttttaatttatttagacgAGTTTTTGCTTACcctatttgattaaaaaatttgtgatatttttttatcgttgtaCACAAGATTAgcagatatacatatattggcGTCTAAAGGTTTCTGTTGCGTTTGCCTATgaggtttttctttttatacagaATCTTTACGGTATTTTTGAGATAAGCCACGGCAGAAAACTCAAAATTAGCAACGGCCCTTCTGCGAAAGTATCTCAACTTTACAAGAAAACCACAGCTAAACAACACTACTTTCAaggagtgttgtgtttctgtcgTGTGTAAAGTTGCCAGAGCTCCAATCTTACCCTAGACCCGACAACACGCTTGTAATGCTCTTGACTTTATAGACTAAAAGGTTatggtattcgcttaccatccaGCGGACCGTACTCTTGTTTTCCACCTTTATCTTATACTATgaaacgagcaattcttatatatatatatatatatatatatatataagaattgcccttatatatatatatatagaatctgaatctcggaaacggcggacggaaatttagtatgcagggaatttcgggtgagataaataaatctagctaggatccattctagaaaatgtcgttttatcccagttttagacagtgaaaaaatggctacaatatcgttagaatacgaaggtaaatttcgcatttgttaataaagttgtaatagctcatgTGGTTAATCGACCGGTCGCGATCGATCGTGAaaaccacggttcaaatcctcagatttttcttttttttttaatcgcattcgttattttttattattatatcggtaaaatcgaaaaatatttttcattttcattcattcattccagcctattgcagtccactgttggacataggcctccacaagttcgcgccaaaaatgcgtgaactcatgtgtgttgcccatagtcaccacgctgggcaggcgggttggtgaccgcagggcgggctttttcgcacctaagacgctgctgcccgtcttcggcctgttgtttcaaagccagcggttagatggttatcccgccatcagtcggcttcttaagttccaaggtggtagtggaactttgttatcccttagtcgcctcttacgacacccacgggaagaaagggggtggctatattctttttttgtgccgtagccacacagcacatttttcatattttatgtttactattttttaattatttttttttatttttgattttttttatatttgtttatatttttttattattgtcggtaaaaaaaatatttaaattttataaatatgtaattcgtatttaaatatgatttccaaaaaacacgatttactaaaaataccgagctaagcccggtcacccaggtactagtattaaataaactatattaaacACGCGGTTAATTTAGGTAAAGTTTtggattaattaaaatatttacagtgCTGATTGAACTATCTACAAGAATTATTTGTATGATATGTgaggaaaataaaaatgtggtgtGATTTTGATGTTAATCAGTCGTGGTATTTCGAATGAATTCATATGtacattattacaattattttacacacGAGGTTATACTGCGAGCATTCAACAACATGTTACTTTATTAATACATTGTGCGGAACATCAGTgcataaacaatatattatgtatgttacaacCACTGTTGTAGTCTTCACAGtcacaaaaaataatgtaatttaattaaataagaagtaatatattataattattcattatttttattcatttcatattcattttttttaattctacccGCGGTTTTGTTAAAACGCTCGTCCTATGCtgtcgtaaataaaaaattctttaaattactacaaacgcgaattacattaaaaaacttGGTTGaacataaattcaaataatagtGATACAAAtagtgataattatttattctaaagtGTAGTGTTACAATCATATAAACTTGTGATATCCGACGGTGATTTTAAACGCTAACCAGTGAATTTTGAATAATTGTAACTGCTCCCTAAACATTGGTGACTCATTGAACGTGTgctgtaatttattattcatcgCCTTAAAACGTAAATCGGTTTTTCGCCGATTATTGTAGAATATCATTGGTGCGAGGCGAATGCGTCCACATACAATCATTTGCATTGAAGGTCAACTCCAAGTTTGATTCCTGTCGACGTTTGATTGAtgatttaatataaactaaGTGTAGTGCTATTGACCATAAAAACATTATCAACTTAAcatattactaatttattattattcttcttatttttttgttattataataatctataagtAACTTTCATTAACAATGGATAAGTGTAGTTTATGCGCTGGTTGTAAGTCTTCGATCAGTGAGTCATACATGAAATGCGCATCATGTAATCTAAAATTTGACATATTATGCGCTGGGCTTACCGAAGCAAGCTATAAAAAACTACCAAAAGCTCAAAAAAATTCTTGGTTGTGTATAAACTGTCGTAGTAGAATACCAAAGAGTGACAACACTAATACTCCCGTACGACAGACGCCTGATTTGGAACCCAGGAACTTCTTGCATGGTGAAATTTCTCCCACAGTGAACGTCACTATGCGCTCAAAGGAAAGATTTGAGAGAGCGTCCTCGTACGAGCTGGACACGTACACGACACCCGATCTAATAAGAAAAATTGTACGTGAAGAAATACAGATTGCGCTCAGAGACTCCCTGGAAAATAGTGTCGGAAAAATGTGTAGTGAGATCAAGGAATTCAGAGAATCTCTTACTTTCTTAAACTCGCAGTTTGAAGAGATAAAGTTAAAGACCAAAGAAACAAATAGTACGATCGAGAAACTGGACAGAGAAAATAAAGAACTTCGCAGACTGTAGACAACCTAAGGCAGAAGATGAACCATATGCAGCAACAATCACGATCGAATAACATAGAGATACAATGTGTTCCTGAGCATAGATCTGAAAACTTGTACACAATGTTTAAACAGCTTGTCTCAACGGTCAAATGTGATGTGTCGGAGGGAGACGTTCTACACTGTACGCGCATTGCTAAACTGGATCATAAGTCAAAACGGCCTAGAACGATTGTTGTGAAACTTAGTTCTCAAAAAATAAGAGACACAGTTCTGGCGGCATGTACAAAGTACAATAAAGCGAATCCAAGGGACAGATTACATGCAGCTCACCTTGGAATATCATGTGAAAACATAGTTCCTATCTTCATTACAGAGCACTTGTCACCTGTTAACAAGAGTTTGCACGCAGCGACAAGAAAGAAAGCCAAGGACCTTGATTATAAATACGTGTGGTTTCGTAACGGCCACATTTTCCTCCGCAAAACAGAATTTTCTGAGCGTATACTGATCAATAACATGGACAAATTAAAGAACTTACCCTAGTGTACTAGGAAAAGAGCACATTATAAGTCAACAATGATTAAATTCTCtgctattaatatatattaccaGAATGTCAGAGGCTTAAACACCAAAATCGCGAACTTTTATCAAAATGTATGCATCAATAATCATGAAATTATAGTTCTTACGGAAACCTGGTTACAGGAGGGAGTCTTGAGCTCAGAATTATTTGATGACCGATACATTGTTTATAGAAGGGATCGCTCCACTTCGGGATTTCATAGTGATAAAATCGGGGGCGGAGTCTTGGTGGCAGTCGATAAAAGACTAAACTCTCGACgacataaaaattttgaaagtaaGTGTGAAGATCTCTGGGTTAGCATTGACATAATCAGCTGCGATAAGAAGAAAGACAGGCTTTTGATCTGCGCTGTTTACCTTCCTCCACCAGTGAAAACAGAAATACTAGACCATTTCATACATAATTCAAATCAAGTGCTGGATAATATAAAGTTCAAACTAATCTTGGGTGACTTTAATCAGAGTAGTATAGTTTGGAATGATGGCACATTGGTAGCTCACCGATCTGGAACGGTTCTCTGTGACATGTTGCTCGATTCTATTGATTTACATGGTCTCAGACAATTCAATAATATTCAGAATCACAAATCAAAGATTTTGGATCTTGTTCTCAGCAATGTGTCTGTTGTCAGTCTCTCTAGTGGGGACAATGTTCTTAGTGTTGTGGACTCTTTGCATCCCCCACTGGAATTTGTAATCTCCATCGGATGTAGCAGAgctgtaataaaaaatcaagtGTGGCAAAGCTTTTTTAAAGCTGACTACGACAAAATTAATCAAGAACTTGTAAGAGTGGATTGGTGCGGTGAGCTTAAGGGAGACCTTACGGTGGACGAAATGTTGGACATTTTTTACGGAAAAATATACGAACTAATTCGTCGTTTCGTCCCCTCGCGAAAGGTTTCAAACAGAAAGTATCCGCCTTGGTTCACCAAAAACCTAATAACATTGCAGAGAGAAAAATACAGGTACCatgtaaaagttaagaaattCGGAAACCCACGCGACATCTTGAGTTTTCAGTTACTTCGCGATAGATGCTTGAGGCTCCAATCCTACTGCTATAATAACTACATCGCAAAACTTGAGAGTAGCTTAAAACAAAATCCAAAGCTTTTATGGTCACATGTGAAATCAAAAAGACTGGACATTCATTCGTACCCTAGCTGTATGACCCTCAACAATAGCACTGCCACCGaggggatggatatttgtaatcTTTTCGTTGCGAACTTTGCCTCCGTCTATCCTTCTGTCATTGCAACTTCCTCTTTACTGCACATTTCTGATGGTGGAGTTGGCACAAATAATTTTGTCACCTGTGCGTTCTCAAAAAGGGAAATTTTAAAGGCACTGGAACACCTGGATACTTTTAAAGGTGCAGGGTCTGACAAGCTACcatcaatatttatttccaaatgTGCTGGACCTCTCTCTTGTCCCCTTGAAATAATTTACAATGCGTCTCTTCGTAGCGGTGTATTCCCGTCTAGGTGGAAAAATGCTCGAGTCGTCCCAATATATAAGTCTGGAGATAAAATGTTGGTTTCAAACTACAGGCCGATTTCTATATTGCCTACTTTAGGGAAAGTACTGGAAAAACTTCTGTGTGGACCGCTTACCTGGCACCTGAAGCACCACATGTCCTCAGACCAGCACGGTTTTCTACCTAAAAGATCAACTTGTACGAACCTTGTCTCGTTTGCTGACGAGCTGGCGGTGTCTGTTGACTCTGGGTCGCCTGTTGACGTCGTTTACACGGACTTCAGTAAAGCGTTCGATCTAGTAAGTCACCCTATTCTATTGGACAAACTCTCGCGATTAGGAATTGGCAACAATATTCTTAAATGGTTCAGCTCATATCTTGAAGGTAGATcggcaaatgttgttttgaatGGCTTCACCTCCAATCCATACTTGACTCCGACGGGCGTACCGCAGGGATCACATCTTGGtcctatattatttaacatcttCATAAACGACATCCCCAACAACATCCGTCACTCACACTGCCACTTATTCGCGGATGACCTCAAAATCTCTAGATGTGTTAAAAGTCGGCGCGATTCATTGTTTCTTCAGGAGGATTTGGATGGTTTGGCGAGTTGGTGCAACAAAAATCAGATGACGTTAAACGTGAACAAGTGTAGCGTTATAAGGTTTTCCAGGCATAGATTAAGGAAAGACTGTGATGATTATGAATATAGAATTAACAACGCTCCACTTAAAAGGGTTGAAACAATACGTGATTTGGGAATCACTCTGGATAGATGCTTGCGCTTTGACACGCATTTTAATGCCATTTCTGCTAAGGCTCTTAGAATGCTTGGATTCATTCTGAGAAACACAAGGGATTTTAAACAGAGTGAcactattattttactatataacgCATTAGTCCGAAGTTCCCTGGAGTATTGTTCTGTTGTATGGAATCCAGGCTACAGGGTTTACATAGACCGAATCGAACGAATCCAGAGAAAGTTTTTACGGATTCTGGCGTATCGCCAGAATGTTGGATATCTGCGAGATTACCGTAGTAGGCTCGAACATTTCAAAATGACTTCACTGGAGGAGCGCCGGCGTATGCacgatttagtatttttatacaaactaatAAACGGCGTACTTGATTGCCCTCAACTTCTGAATAAGTTAGATATTTATGTACCCACTCGAATACCGAGACATGGTAAATACAAGCCTTTTGCAGTGAAACGCAGCTATACTAACCTAGGTTCAAATTCTCCCATAAATAGACTTGTGCGAGAATACAATAAACTAGCTACATCCACTCtggaaattgatatatttagtGACAAGTTgacaaaattcaaaaaagtaattaaaattaatgactcAAATgatgtagtataattttattatattttgaatctTGATTAATGTTAGTTACATTTATTGACGACTTtaagttctttattttttttttttttttattattactgaaaaGATAAGATTAAAGCatggaaatattataaatcggaacagttaatatttgat includes:
- the LOC123670420 gene encoding uncharacterized protein LOC123670420, with translation MNHMQQQSRSNNIEIQCVPEHRSENLYTMFKQLVSTVKCDVSEGDVLHCTRIAKLDHKSKRPRTIVVKLSSQKIRDTVLAACTKYNKANPRDRLHAAHLGISCENIVPIFITEHLSPVNKSLHAATRKKAKDLDYKYVWFRNGHIFLRKTEFSERILINNMDKLKNLP